Proteins encoded within one genomic window of Halorussus salilacus:
- a CDS encoding RAD55 family ATPase → MYGLGEVCPGVEVEPGTNLLVAGPPMTGKRNLALEVLAHGSRRGDGSIVVTTKDGGEDVRATLREMLGREEGGPLGIVDCVSKQQGMNPSPSDDIKYASSPVDMTGIGIQLSEYLQEFYKSRGVQRNRILLHSLSTLLMYSNLQTVFRFLHVFTGRVQSADALGVFVIDSTAHDQQTMSTLKQLFDGQIEVREAEDGGSELQVTGVGTETDWRPMP, encoded by the coding sequence ATGTACGGATTGGGTGAGGTCTGTCCGGGGGTCGAGGTCGAACCGGGAACGAACCTCCTGGTGGCCGGGCCGCCGATGACGGGCAAACGGAATCTCGCGCTGGAGGTTCTCGCGCACGGAAGCCGTCGCGGGGACGGGTCCATCGTCGTCACCACGAAGGACGGCGGCGAGGACGTGCGTGCGACCCTCCGCGAGATGCTCGGCCGCGAGGAGGGCGGGCCGCTCGGCATCGTCGACTGCGTCTCCAAACAGCAGGGGATGAACCCCTCGCCGAGCGACGACATCAAGTACGCCTCCTCGCCCGTGGACATGACCGGCATCGGAATCCAGCTCTCGGAGTACCTCCAGGAGTTCTACAAGAGCCGGGGAGTCCAGCGCAACCGCATCCTGCTGCACTCGCTGTCGACGCTGTTGATGTACTCGAACCTCCAGACGGTGTTCCGGTTCCTCCACGTCTTCACCGGCCGGGTCCAGAGCGCCGACGCCCTCGGCGTGTTCGTCATCGACTCGACCGCCCACGACCAGCAGACCATGAGCACCCTGAAACAGCTGTTCGACGGTCAGATAGAGGTCCGCGAGGCCGAGGACGGCGGGTCGGAGCTCCAGGTGACGGGCGTGGGGACCGAGACCGACTGGCGGCCGATGCCGTGA
- a CDS encoding heptaprenylglyceryl phosphate synthase has product MTNPDEFARLLGRVGRGVALGARTVLPLDTNPVPAEWTHVTKVDPEHAKKLPLLFPLYLRHTGAVSVGGSDDVTAENTEETFDLLAPTSVPVFHEPSGPRHVTRRTREQADLLAVPEVLNGDSESLVGQLGTATEYVREELVPDLLREEFPWLPAFVADPLADFATSWFLSAAVFEAYIIQNPDSAAAREANVGAADLLTPREAKQRAMAAERHLESELVYLEYSGTYGGEEATEILDAVADGLTWSRLWYGGGLDSRERVEDVLAAGADAVVVGDAFHRVADEEADLCERAVGELDSEASASRVREWVGERVDAGESAAAAYLATIPSVADPERLAERYLALAVRTWLGLRRLADERSEDDSPSARDAPRALVAADSPWLADVSDGLGEADAAVVRRVLRALLADGVGEADAPPTDAAATSGGAGASPTAPTSHFAVSLSRE; this is encoded by the coding sequence ATGACGAACCCGGACGAGTTCGCCCGCCTGCTCGGCCGCGTCGGCCGGGGCGTCGCGCTCGGCGCGCGGACCGTACTCCCGCTCGACACCAACCCGGTCCCCGCCGAGTGGACCCACGTCACCAAGGTCGACCCCGAGCACGCCAAGAAGCTCCCTCTGCTCTTTCCGCTGTACCTCCGCCACACCGGCGCGGTGTCGGTCGGCGGGTCGGACGACGTGACCGCCGAGAACACCGAGGAGACGTTCGACCTGCTCGCGCCGACCTCGGTGCCGGTGTTCCACGAACCCAGCGGGCCCCGCCACGTCACCCGCCGGACCCGCGAGCAGGCCGACCTGCTGGCGGTCCCCGAGGTACTGAACGGCGACTCCGAGTCGCTGGTCGGTCAGCTCGGCACGGCGACCGAGTACGTCCGCGAGGAACTGGTCCCCGACCTCCTCCGCGAGGAGTTCCCGTGGCTCCCCGCGTTCGTCGCCGACCCGCTCGCGGATTTCGCCACCTCGTGGTTCCTCTCGGCGGCGGTGTTCGAGGCCTACATTATCCAGAACCCCGACAGCGCCGCCGCGCGCGAGGCCAACGTCGGCGCGGCCGACCTGCTCACGCCTCGGGAGGCGAAACAGCGCGCGATGGCGGCCGAGCGTCACCTCGAAAGCGAACTCGTCTACCTCGAATACTCGGGCACCTACGGCGGCGAGGAGGCCACCGAGATTCTGGACGCGGTCGCCGACGGCCTGACGTGGTCCCGGCTCTGGTACGGCGGCGGCCTCGACTCCCGCGAGCGCGTCGAGGACGTGCTCGCGGCGGGGGCCGACGCGGTCGTGGTCGGCGACGCCTTCCACCGGGTCGCCGACGAGGAGGCCGACCTCTGTGAGCGCGCAGTCGGCGAACTCGACTCCGAGGCCTCCGCGTCCCGGGTCCGGGAGTGGGTCGGCGAGCGCGTCGACGCCGGGGAGTCGGCCGCCGCGGCCTACCTCGCCACGATCCCCTCGGTCGCCGACCCCGAGCGACTCGCCGAGCGATATCTCGCGCTCGCGGTCCGGACGTGGCTCGGCCTGCGGAGGCTGGCCGACGAACGCTCCGAGGACGACTCGCCGTCGGCCCGAGACGCCCCCCGCGCGCTCGTGGCGGCCGATTCTCCGTGGCTGGCCGACGTGTCCGACGGCCTCGGGGAAGCCGATGCCGCGGTGGTTCGTCGGGTTCTGCGCGCGCTCCTCGCCGACGGCGTCGGTGAGGCCGACGCGCCGCCGACGGACGCCGCCGCGACATCGGGCGGCGCAGGAGCATCCCCGACGGCACCGACGAGCCACTTCGCGGTGTCGCTATCGCGGGAGTAG
- a CDS encoding universal stress protein — protein sequence MYDRILVATDGSDNAQRASRQALDLARKYGAELHAVYVIETRTGYDNAIVDPDTVRQNLREDGEQALGDIETEGPPDVSVVTSIREGIPYEELLAYVEDREIDLVVVGAKGRSAFKTILLGSTTEELLRAGQVPVLVVDSTGG from the coding sequence ATGTACGACCGAATCCTCGTCGCGACTGACGGGAGTGACAACGCGCAACGCGCTTCGCGCCAGGCCCTCGACTTGGCCCGGAAGTACGGAGCCGAACTCCACGCCGTCTACGTCATCGAGACCAGAACGGGCTACGATAACGCCATTGTCGACCCCGATACCGTCCGACAGAACCTCCGAGAGGACGGAGAACAAGCACTCGGAGACATCGAGACGGAGGGACCCCCCGACGTTTCCGTCGTCACCTCGATTCGAGAAGGGATTCCGTACGAAGAGCTTCTCGCGTACGTCGAAGACCGGGAAATCGACCTCGTCGTCGTGGGTGCCAAAGGCCGGTCAGCGTTCAAGACGATACTGCTGGGAAGCACGACAGAAGAGCTTCTCCGGGCAGGTCAGGTCCCCGTCTTGGTCGTCGATAGCACTGGTGGATGA
- a CDS encoding SLC13 family permease produces the protein MVLGPALFAGVLLSSPFDIPASANATLASTLWIAVWWVTEAIPIPATSLLPIVLFPLTGVVDAPAATAPYADQIVFLLLGGFLLALGIERWGLHRRIALTIMRFVGVRSDRLLLGFMTATAFLSMWISNSATAMLMVPIGAAVIGSVWAVDEREREMAGGAEQGNLVARIRTDPDDRPATDFGLALMLGIAYSASIGGVATLIGSPPNAVLAGVAESRLDVQVTFLDWLVFAGPLSFVFLLVTWLLLVKLLGPEIPHETDLEAIIRTQREELGAMTRGERRVLLVFVLVAAGWLLRPFVLQPLFPAITDAVVAVVGGVLLFVVPADYENREFLLDWTETTRVPWGVLLLLGAGFSLANGFRESGLDAAIARGLAGIAGVPTVVLVLVIATVVVFLTEVTSNTATATVFMPITVGLGLTLGVSPLTLMATVALAASMAFMLPVATPPNAVVFGSGYVTVPQMSRTGLWLNLLGILAIVVLTYVWLPVAFTISG, from the coding sequence ATGGTTCTGGGACCAGCACTGTTCGCTGGCGTCCTCCTGTCTTCGCCGTTCGACATTCCCGCGTCGGCAAACGCAACACTCGCAAGTACGCTCTGGATCGCAGTCTGGTGGGTGACCGAAGCGATTCCGATTCCGGCGACGAGCCTCCTTCCCATCGTACTCTTTCCCCTGACCGGTGTCGTCGACGCGCCAGCGGCTACCGCACCGTATGCCGACCAGATCGTGTTCCTGCTACTCGGTGGGTTTCTGCTCGCGCTCGGAATCGAGCGCTGGGGCCTCCACCGACGAATCGCACTCACCATCATGCGTTTCGTCGGGGTGCGGTCCGACCGGCTACTGCTCGGGTTCATGACGGCGACCGCCTTCCTCTCGATGTGGATTTCGAACTCGGCGACGGCGATGCTGATGGTCCCCATCGGGGCCGCTGTCATCGGTTCGGTGTGGGCAGTCGACGAACGGGAGCGGGAGATGGCCGGGGGCGCTGAACAGGGGAATCTCGTCGCGAGGATTCGTACGGACCCAGACGACCGTCCTGCGACCGACTTCGGACTCGCGCTGATGCTCGGTATCGCGTACAGCGCATCGATTGGAGGCGTGGCAACGCTGATCGGGAGTCCACCGAACGCCGTCCTCGCAGGCGTGGCAGAATCCCGACTGGACGTGCAGGTCACCTTCCTCGACTGGCTCGTGTTCGCGGGGCCGCTCTCTTTCGTGTTCCTGCTCGTGACGTGGCTACTGCTGGTGAAACTCCTCGGACCGGAGATTCCACACGAGACGGACCTCGAAGCCATAATCCGGACACAGCGGGAGGAACTCGGAGCGATGACACGCGGCGAGCGGCGGGTGTTGCTGGTCTTCGTTCTCGTCGCGGCCGGATGGCTTCTCCGGCCGTTCGTCCTCCAGCCACTGTTTCCGGCGATTACGGACGCGGTCGTCGCCGTGGTCGGCGGGGTGCTCCTGTTCGTCGTCCCGGCGGACTACGAGAACCGCGAGTTCCTTCTCGACTGGACTGAGACGACACGCGTTCCGTGGGGCGTTCTCCTGCTTCTCGGAGCCGGATTCTCGCTGGCGAACGGGTTTCGAGAGAGCGGGCTCGACGCGGCCATCGCACGGGGGCTGGCCGGTATCGCGGGGGTTCCGACGGTCGTCCTCGTACTCGTCATCGCGACGGTCGTGGTGTTCCTGACGGAGGTCACGTCGAACACGGCGACGGCGACGGTCTTCATGCCGATCACGGTCGGCCTCGGGCTGACCCTCGGCGTGTCGCCGTTGACGCTGATGGCGACCGTTGCGCTCGCGGCCTCGATGGCGTTCATGCTCCCGGTGGCGACACCTCCGAACGCGGTCGTCTTCGGCAGTGGCTACGTAACGGTCCCACAGATGTCGCGCACCGGTCTGTGGTTGAACCTACTGGGTATCCTCGCCATCGTCGTCCTCACGTACGTCTGGCTACCGGTCGCCTTCACGATTTCGGGGTAG